A single Saccopteryx bilineata isolate mSacBil1 chromosome 9, mSacBil1_pri_phased_curated, whole genome shotgun sequence DNA region contains:
- the LOC136312691 gene encoding kelch-like protein 36 isoform X3 translates to MMEGSRQTRVSRPYKISESSKVYHWADHSTTVLQRLNEQRLRGLFCDIVLVADEQRVPAHRNLLAVCSDYFNSMFTLGMREAFQKEVELIGASYIGLKAVVDFLYGGELALDGGNIDYILETAHLLQIWTVVDFCCEYLEQEVSEDNYLYLQELASIYSLKRLDAFIDGFILSHFGTLSFTPDFLQNISMQKLCVYLSSSEVQRECEHDLLQAALQWLTQQPEREAHAYQVLEHIHFPLIPKNDLLHRVKPAVCSLLPREANCEGFIEEAVRYHNNLAAQPVMQNKRTALRTNEERLLFVGGEVSERCLELSDDTCYLDAKSEQWVKETPLPARRSHHCVAVLGGFIFIAGGSFSRDNGGDAASNLLYRYDPRCKQWIKVASMNQRRVDFYLASIEDMLVAVGGRNENGALSSVETYSPKTDSWSYVAGLPRFTYGHAGTIYKDFVYISGGHDYQIGPYRKNLLCYDHRTDVWEERRPMITARGWHSMCSLEDRIYSIGGSDDSVESMERFDVLGVEAYSPQCNQWTRVAPLLHANSESGVAVWEGRIYILGGYSWENTAFSKTVQVYDREKDKWSKGTDLPKAIAGVSACVCALKPQLEDKKKKGKAKRHQDRGQ, encoded by the exons ATGATGGAGGGAAGCCGGCAGACACGAGTGTCTCGACCCTACAAGATCAGCGAATCTTCAAAG GTGTACCACTGGGCCGACCACTCAACCACAGTGCTGCAGCGGCTCAATGAGCAGCGTCTGCGTGGCCTCTTCTGCGACATTGTCCTGGTCGCCGACGAGCAGCGCGTGCCAGCTCACCGCAACCTGCTGGCCGTGTGCAGCGACTACTTCAATTCCATGTTCACCCTGGGCATGCGTGAAGCCTTCCAGAAGGAGGTAGAGCTGATTGGTGCCTCCTACATTGGCCTCAAGGCCGTGGTGGACTTCTTGTATGGCGGGGAGTTGGCGCTGGATGGTGGCAACATTGACTACATCCTGGAGACGGCCCACCTGCTGCAGATCTGGACGGTGGTGGATTTCTGCTGCGAGTACCTGGAGCAGGAGGTGAGCGAGGACAACTACCTGTACCTGCAGGAGCTGGCCTCCATCTACAGCCTCAAGCGGTTGGATGCCTTCATCGACGGCTTCATCCTGAGCCACTTCGGCACGCTGTCCTTCACGCCCGACTTCCTGCAGAACATCTCCATGCAGAAGCTGTGCGTGTACCTGAGCAGCAGCGAGGTGCAGCGGGAATGCGAGCACGACCTGCTGCAGGCTGCCCTGCAGTGGCTGACGCAGCAGCCCGAGCGCGAGGCCCACGCCTACCAGGTGCTGGAGCACATCCACTTCCCACTCATCCCCAAGAACGACCTGTTGCACCGCGTGAAGCCGGCCGTGTGCTCACTGCTTCCCAGGGAGGCCAACTGCGAGGGCTTCATCGAGGAGGCCGTGCGCTACCACAACAACCTGGCAGCCCAGCCGGTCATGCAGAACAAGCGCACAGCGCTCCGCACCAATGAGGAGCGCCTGCTGTTTGTGGGTGGCGAGGTCTCCGAGCGGTGTCTGGAGCTCAGTGACGACACCTGCTACCTGGACGCCAAGAGCGAGCAGTGGGTCAAGGAGACACCCTTGCCAGCCCGGCGGAGCCACCACTGTGTTGCCGTGCTGGGGGGGTTCATCTTCATCGCTGGCGGCAGCTTCTCGAGGGACAATGGAGGGGACGCAGCGTCTAATCTTCTTTATAGGTATGACCCCCGCTGTAAACAGTGGATCAAG GTGGCCTCCATGAACCAGCGCCGTGTGGATTTCTACCTTGCCTCCATTGAAGACATGCTGGTGGCCGTCGGTGGCCGGAATGAGAATGGCGCTCTCTCTTCAGTAGAGACTTACAGTCCCAAGACCGACTCCTGGTCCTATGTGGCCGGCTTGCCAAG GTTCACGTATGGCCACGCAGGCACCATCTACAAAGACTTCGTGTACATCTCAGGGGGCCACGACTACCAGATTGGCCCCTACCGCAAGAACCTGCTCTGCTACGACCACCGGACGGACGTGTGGGAGGAGCGCCGGCCCATGATCACAGCGCGGGGCTGGCACAGCATGTGCAGCCTGGAGGACCGCATCTACTCCATCGGGGGCAGCGACGACAGCGTGGAGTCCATGGAGCGCTTCGACGTGCTAGGTGTCGAGGCCTACAGCCCGCAATGCAACCAGTGGACCCGCGTGGCCCCACTGCTGCATGCCAACAGCGAGTCGGGTGTAGCCGTGTGGGAGGGCCGCATTTACATCCTGGGTGGCTACAGCTGGGAGAACACGGCCTTCTCCAAGACGGTCCAGGTGTACGACCGTGAGAAGGACAAATGGAGCAAAGGCACCGACCTGCCCAAGGCCATCGCTGGAGTGTCCGCCTGCGTTTGTGCCCTGAAGCCGCAGCTCgaggacaagaaaaaaaagggcaaggCCAAGAGGCACCAGGACCGGGGCCAGTGA